The following coding sequences are from one Triplophysa dalaica isolate WHDGS20190420 chromosome 12, ASM1584641v1, whole genome shotgun sequence window:
- the snx10b gene encoding sorting nexin-10B, which produces MQEFTGVWVRDPRIQKEDFWHAYMDYEICIHTNSLAFTKKSSCVRRRFSEFVWLRKKLQENAQLILQLPKLPPKNLFFSLNNARQIGTRMDGLRTFLEVVVHSPVFLSDSCLHLFLQSQLSVKKMEACAEGRSRYTVSEAILSYGSGIKRFDSDSEENLEEEDGIHCESE; this is translated from the exons ATGCAGGAGTTCACTGGTGTGTGGGTGAGGGATCCTCGCATCCAGAAGGAGGATTTCTGGCATGCCTACATGGATTATGAAATCTGTATACAC acaaacagttTGGCTTTCACTAAGAAGAGTTCTTGTGTGCGGCGTAGATTCAGCGAGTTTGTTTGGCTACGTAAGAAGCTACAGGAAAATGCCCAACTCAT ATTGCAACTTCCCAAACTTCCACCAAAAAACCTGTTCTTCAGTCTCAACAATGCCAGACAGATTGGTACCCGTATGGATGGGCTCAGGACATTTCTAGAAGT GGTTGTTCACAGCCCAGTGTTCCTATCAGATAGTTGCTTGCACCTATTTCTACAATCTCAACTGAGTGTGAAGAAGATGGAGGCCTGTGCTGAGGGCAGAAGCCGCTATACCGTCTCTGAGGCCATTCTCAGTTATGGCTCTGGAATCAAACGCTTTGATTCAGATTCAGAGGAGAATCTGGAGGAGGAGGATGGTATACACTGTGAATCAGAGTAA